Proteins found in one Loxodonta africana isolate mLoxAfr1 chromosome 21, mLoxAfr1.hap2, whole genome shotgun sequence genomic segment:
- the CARMIL2 gene encoding capping protein, Arp2/3 and myosin-I linker protein 2 isoform X3 — protein sequence MVPLSPTQHSSRHLAFLDRTPGVRSAQALHLCCLASGSPPQAGLEGTNRARPRGSPGGQRPLVLAAGTALQSEGEITRFLWPKEVELLLKAWLPEQEGADRSHVLALLRWRAYLLHTCLPLRVDCTFSYLEVQAMALQETPPQVTFELESLPELVLEFPGVTALEQLAQHITVAIKKVFPRSALGGPLPLFFTPLPRKLFRRPTPPSMLAQLERSSPSEATTPGSPCGGFLETYEALCDYNGFPFREEIQWDVDTIYHGQGCRHFSLGDFSHLSSRDLALSVAALSYNLWFRCLSCVDMKLSLEVSEQILHMMSQSSHLEELVLETCGLRGDFVRRLAQALAGNPSSGLQELSLAGNLLDDRGVAALSRHLQQRPGALRRLSLSQTGLTPRGMRALGEALATNVAFDSSLTHLDLSANPGALGPSEDNGGLYSFLSRPNVLTFLNLAGTDTALDTLFAALSRGCCANLTHLEASRNVFSRTKFRAAPATLQLFLSRAGALRHLGLASCKLPPDALRALLEGLALNTHIGDLHLDLSACELRSAGAQVIQDLVCDAGAVSSLNLADNGFGSDMVTLVLAIGRSRSLRHVALGRNFNVRCKETLDDVLHRIVQLMQDDDCPLQSLSVAESRLKLGASVLLRALGTNPNLTELDISGNAMGDTGAKMLAKALRVNTRLRWAGSVVWDRNHTSALGLLDVAQALEQNRSLKAMPLPLHDVAQAQRSRPELTAHAVHQIQACLLRNNRTDPASSDRAFRLQPQGLVSNPSKQEVNELCQSVQEHMELLGCGAGPQGEAAVRQAEDAIRNANFSLSVLPILYKAGSSPSHHWQLQQKLEVLLGQVGKVCHQDIQDFTQATLDTTRSLCPRMLQGPGWREQLEGVLAGSSGLPELLPEQLLQDTFSRLRDMRLSVTETLEESIVAQALAGLNAARDRLVESLAQQATVAMPPTLSALDGGEPTPLGPGELEGLFFPEKEEGDDSPPWKWPEPSLCLRLVPSTHSAAEEAQPEPELAAPGEDAEPQAGPSARGSPSPAAPGTPAGALPRMDLPSAGQPLRHPTRARPRPRRQHHHRPPPGGPQVPPALPQEGNGLSARVDEGVEEFFSKRLIHQDRLWAPEEDPATEGGTTPVPRTLRKKLGTLFAFKKPRSARGPRPDLETSPGAAPRSRKATLGDLLRPPARPGRGEEPGGAEVGTSSPDPARRSRPRYTRDSKAYSMILLPAEEEEAALGDRPDKRRPLERRDTEMAPSFEQRVQVMLQRIGVSRGSGGAEGKRKQSKDGEIKKAGSDGDIMDSSTEAPPISIKSRTHSVSADPSCRPGPGGQGPEPTSWKTLGQQLNAEMRGRGWGQQDGPGPPSPCPSSSPRRASPSPDSLGLPEDPCLGLRNEGRRAVSVHEDQLQAPAERPLRLQRSPVLKRRPKLEAPLPPSLGPGPGAEPLPPQPTEPSSPEQSLPSPAIDQRGGGPNP from the exons ATGGTTCCTCTTTCCCCAACTCAGCATTCCTCCAGGCATCTGGCTTTTTTGGATCGTACCCCAGGTGTTCGGAGTGCTCAGGCGCTCCACCTCTGCTGTCTGGCCTCTGGTTCACCTCCCCAGGCTGGGCTTGAAGGGACCAACCGAGCTAGGCCTCGGGGATCCCCGGGCGGGCAGCGCCCCCTGGTGCTCGCGGCAGGGACTGCGCTGCAGAGTGAAG GAGAGATCACCAGATTCCTGTGGCCAAAGGAGGTGGAGCTGCTGCTGAAAGCCTGGCTGCCTGAGCAGGAGGGTGCTGATCGAAGTCACGTCCTG GCACTGCTACGATGGAGAGCCTATCTGCTGCACACATGCCTCCCCCTGAGG GTGGACTGCACATTCAGCTACCTGGAGGTCCAGGCCATGGCACTGCAGGAAACACCCCCTCAG GTCACCTTTGAGCTGGAATCTCTGCCTGAGCTGGTCCTGGAGTTTCCTGGGGTGACCGCCCTGGAACAGCTGGCCCAGCACATCACTGTGGCCATCAAGAAGGTCTTCCCTCGCTCCGCCCTTGG AGGTCCCTTGCCCCTCTTCTTCACCCCCCTTCCCAGGAAGCTATTCCGGAGGCCTACGCCCCCCTCGATGCTGGCTCAGCTGGAGAGAAGCAGCCCCTCAGAGGCCACCACACCTGGCAGTCCCTGTG GCGGCTTCTTAGAGACCTATGAGGCTCTGTGTGACTACAACGGCTTCCCCTTCCGAGAGGAGATTCAGTGG GATGTGGATACCATCTACCATGGACAGGGCTGCCGCCATTTCAGCCTAGGAGACTTTAGCCACCTCAGCAGTCG GGACCTGGCCTTGAGTGTGGCTGCCCTGTCCTACAACCTGTGGTTCCGGTGCCTGTCTTGTGTGGACATGAAGCTG AGCCTTGAGGTCTCGGAACAGATTCTGCACATGATGAGTCAGTCTTCCCACCTGGAGGAGCTGGTGCTGGAGACCTGTGGCCTGAGGGG AGACTTTGTCCGGCGGCTGGCCCAGGCACTGGCAGGAAACCCGAGCTCTGGGCTGCAGGAGCTCAGCCTGGCAGGGAACCTGCTGGATGACCGAG GTGTGGCTGCACTCAGCAGACACCTACAACAGCGTCCAGGAGCCCTGAGGAGACTCAGCCTATCTCAGACTGGGCTGACACCTCGAG GAATGAGGGCCCTGGGCGAGGCACTGGCTACCAATGTGGCCTTCGACTCTTCCCTGACCCACCTGGACCTTTCTGCAAACCCCGGGGCCCTGGGGCCCTCAGAAGACAATGGA GGCCTCTATAGTTTCCTGAGCCGTCCTAACGTTCTGACGTTCCTGAATCTTGCAGGCACTGATACCGCTCTGGACACC CTCTTTGCAGCGCTGTCCCGCGGCTGCTGTGCCAACCTCACCCACCTCGAAGCTTCGAGGAACGTCTTCTCCCGCAC AAAATTCCGCGCGGCGCCCGCCACGCTGCAGCTCTTCCTCAGCCGTGCGGGAGCGCTGCGGCACCTGGGCCTGGCCAGCTGCAAGCTGCCTCCCGACGCTCTCAG GGCCCTGTTGGAAGGCCTCGCGCTCAACACTCACATAGGCGATCTGCACCTGGACCTCAGTGCTTGTGAG CTGCGCTCCGCTGGCGCTCAGGTGATACAAGACTTGGTGTGCGACGCGGGCGCCGTGAGCTCCCTGAATCTGGCGGATAATG GTTTCGGCTCAGACATGGTGACTCTGGTGCTGGCCATCGGGAGGAGTCGGTCCCTGCGACACGTGGCGCTTGGGAGGAACTTCAACGTCCGGTGCAA GGAGACCTTGGACGACGTCCTGCACCGGATTGTCCAGCTCATGCAGGACGACGACTGT CCCCTGCAGTCTCTGTCTGTAGCTGAGTCGCGGCTGAAGCTGGGCGCCAGCGTCCTGCTTCGTGCCCTGGGCACCAACCCTAACCTGACAGAGCTGGACATCAGCGGCAACGCCATGGGGGACACCGGCGCCAAGATGCTAGCCAAGGCTCTGCGGGTCAACACGAGGCTCCGGTGGGCGGG GTCTGTGGTCTGGGACCGGAACCACACGTCTGCGCTGGGCCTGCTGGACGTGGCACAGGCCCTGGAGCAGAACCGCAGCCTGAAAGCCATGCCTCTGCCACTGCATGATGTGGCCCAGGCGCAGCGCAGCCGCCCAGAGCTGACAGCACATGCAGTGCACCAG ATCCAAGCCTGTCTCTTGAGGAACAACCGCACAGACCCCGCCTCTTCTGACCGCGCCTTCCGTCTACAGCCACAGGGTCTGGTCTCAAACCCCTCGAAGCAG GAAGTGAACGAACTGTGTCAGTCGGTGCAGGAGCATATGGAGCTGCTGGGCTGTGGGGCTGGACCCCAGGGTGAAGCTGCTGTGCGCCAGGCTGAGGATGCCATCCGCAACGCCAACTTCTCTCTCAGC GTTCTCCCCATTCTATATAAAGCTGGGAGTTCCCCAAGCCATCACTGGCAGCTGCAGCAGAAGCTGGAGGTCCTGCTGGGACAGGTGGGCAAGGTCTGCCACCAAGACATCCAG GACTTTACTCAGGCCACACTGGACACAACAAGGAGCCTCTGCCCACGGATGCTGCAGGGACCCGGCTGGAGGGAGCAGCTAGAAGGAGTCCTGGCAGGCTCAAGTGGCCTCCCAGAGCTGCTCCCAGAGCAGCTACTGCAAGATACCTTCAGTAGGCTCAG AGACATGCGGCTCTCTGTCACAGAGACCTTGGAAGAGAGCATTGTGGCTCAAGCTCTGGCGGGTCTGAATGCAGCCCGAGATCGACTG GTGGAGAGTCTGGCTCAGCAGGCAACAGTGGCAATGCCCCCAACCTTATCAGCACTGGATGGAGGCGAGCCCACCCCCCTTGGGCCTGGGGAATTGGAAGGCCTCTTCTTTCCGGAGAAGGAGGAGGGG GATGACAGTCCTCCATGGAAATGGCCTGAGCCCAGCCTTTGTCTTCGCCTGGTCCCCTCCACTCACA GTGCTGCTGAGGAAGCGCAGCCGGAGCCCGAGCTggcggctccaggggaagatgcGGAGCCGCAGGCGGGGCCGTCTGCGCGCGGCTCTCCGAGCCCGGCCGCCCCGGGTACCCCCGCCGGCGCGCTGCCTCGCATGGACCTGCCATCCGCCGGGCAGCCCCTGCGCCATCCGACCCGGGCCCGGCCGCGGCCGCGCCGCCAGCACCACCATCGCCCGCCCCCGGGGGGCCCCCAG GTCCCCCCAGCCCTGCCACAGGAAGGGAACGGGCTCAGTGCCCGCGTGGACGAGGGCGTGGAGGAATTCTTCTCCAAAAGACTGATCCACCAGGATCGCCT CTGGGCCCCCGAGGAGGACCCAGCCACTGAGGGAGGTACCACCCCTGTCCCCCGCACACTGCGAAAGAAGCTGGGCACCCTCTTTGCCTTCAAGAAGCCTCGTTCAGCGCGAGGGCCACGGCCTGACCTAGAgaccagccctggggcagctcCCCGCAGCCGGAAAGCCACACTTGGGGACCTGCTGAGGCCACCAGCCCGCCCAGGCCGTGGTGAGGAACCTGGTGGGGCTGAGGTGGGCACCAGCAGCCCTGACCCTGCCCGCAGGAGCCGGCCACGCTACACACGGGATAGCAAGGCCTACTCGATGATACTGTTGCCtgctgaggaggaggaggcagcacTGGGTGACAGACCTGACAAG CGGCGGCCCCTGGAGCGGAGAGACACAGAAATGGCCCCATCCTTTGAACAGCGAGTACAAGTGATGCTGCAGAGGATTGGTGTGAGCCGAGGCAGCGGGGGTGCCGAAGGCAAGAGAAAGCAA AGCAAAGATGGAGAGATCAAGAAGGCTGGTTCAGATG GTGACATTATGGACAGCTCCACGGAGGCCCCTCCCATCTCAATTAAGTCCCGGACACACTCTGTGTCTGCAG ACCCCTCATGCAGACCTGGCCCAGGGGGCCAGGGGCCTGAGCCCACCTCCTGGAAGACTCTGGGGCAGCAGTTGAATGCAGAGATGAGAGGTCGTGGCTGGGGCCAACAGGATGGTCCAGGCCCTCCCTCCCCATGTCCCAGCTCAAGCCCCCGAAGGGCCAGCCCCTCCCCGGACAGCCTGGGCCTCCCAGAGGATCCTTGCTTGGGCCTCAGGAATGAAG GGCGACGAGCAGTGTCTGTGCACGAGGATCAGCTCCAGGCCCCTGCTG AGCGGCCCCTGCGGCTGCAGCGCTCCCCCGTCCTCAAGCGCAGGCCAAAGCTCGAGGCGCCCCTGCCCCCAAGCCTTG GACCTGGCCCTGGAGCCGAGCCTCTGCCCCCACAGCCCACAGAGCCCTCCAGCCCTGAGCAGAGCCTACCCTCCCCTGCCATAGACCAAAGAGGCGGCGGTCCCAACCCCTga
- the CARMIL2 gene encoding capping protein, Arp2/3 and myosin-I linker protein 2 isoform X4, producing the protein MVPLSPTQHSSRHLAFLDRTPGVRSAQALHLCCLASGSPPQAGLEGTNRARPRGSPGGQRPLVLAAGTALQSEGEITRFLWPKEVELLLKAWLPEQEGADRSHVLALLRWRAYLLHTCLPLRVDCTFSYLEVQAMALQETPPQVTFELESLPELVLEFPGVTALEQLAQHITVAIKKVFPRSALGKLFRRPTPPSMLAQLERSSPSEATTPGSPCGGFLETYEALCDYNGFPFREEIQWDVDTIYHGQGCRHFSLGDFSHLSSRDLALSVAALSYNLWFRCLSCVDMKLSLEVSEQILHMMSQSSHLEELVLETCGLRGDFVRRLAQALAGNPSSGLQELSLAGNLLDDRGVAALSRHLQQRPGALRRLSLSQTGLTPRGMRALGEALATNVAFDSSLTHLDLSANPGALGPSEDNGGLYSFLSRPNVLTFLNLAGTDTALDTLFAALSRGCCANLTHLEASRNVFSRTKFRAAPATLQLFLSRAGALRHLGLASCKLPPDALRALLEGLALNTHIGDLHLDLSACELRSAGAQVIQDLVCDAGAVSSLNLADNGFGSDMVTLVLAIGRSRSLRHVALGRNFNVRCKETLDDVLHRIVQLMQDDDCPLQSLSVAESRLKLGASVLLRALGTNPNLTELDISGNAMGDTGAKMLAKALRVNTRLRWAGSVVWDRNHTSALGLLDVAQALEQNRSLKAMPLPLHDVAQAQRSRPELTAHAVHQIQACLLRNNRTDPASSDRAFRLQPQGLVSNPSKQEVNELCQSVQEHMELLGCGAGPQGEAAVRQAEDAIRNANFSLSVLPILYKAGSSPSHHWQLQQKLEVLLGQVGKVCHQDIQDFTQATLDTTRSLCPRMLQGPGWREQLEGVLAGSSGLPELLPEQLLQDTFSRLRDMRLSVTETLEESIVAQALAGLNAARDRLVESLAQQATVAMPPTLSALDGGEPTPLGPGELEGLFFPEKEEGDDSPPWKWPEPSLCLRLVPSTHSAAEEAQPEPELAAPGEDAEPQAGPSARGSPSPAAPGTPAGALPRMDLPSAGQPLRHPTRARPRPRRQHHHRPPPGGPQVPPALPQEGNGLSARVDEGVEEFFSKRLIHQDRLWAPEEDPATEGGTTPVPRTLRKKLGTLFAFKKPRSARGPRPDLETSPGAAPRSRKATLGDLLRPPARPGRGEEPGGAEVGTSSPDPARRSRPRYTRDSKAYSMILLPAEEEEAALGDRPDKRRPLERRDTEMAPSFEQRVQVMLQRIGVSRGSGGAEGKRKQSKDGEIKKAGSDGDIMDSSTEAPPISIKSRTHSVSADPSCRPGPGGQGPEPTSWKTLGQQLNAEMRGRGWGQQDGPGPPSPCPSSSPRRASPSPDSLGLPEDPCLGLRNEDSQLRPWPLSAGRRAVSVHEDQLQAPAERPLRLQRSPVLKRRPKLEAPLPPSLGPGPGAEPLPPQPTEPSSPEQSLPSPAIDQRGGGPNP; encoded by the exons ATGGTTCCTCTTTCCCCAACTCAGCATTCCTCCAGGCATCTGGCTTTTTTGGATCGTACCCCAGGTGTTCGGAGTGCTCAGGCGCTCCACCTCTGCTGTCTGGCCTCTGGTTCACCTCCCCAGGCTGGGCTTGAAGGGACCAACCGAGCTAGGCCTCGGGGATCCCCGGGCGGGCAGCGCCCCCTGGTGCTCGCGGCAGGGACTGCGCTGCAGAGTGAAG GAGAGATCACCAGATTCCTGTGGCCAAAGGAGGTGGAGCTGCTGCTGAAAGCCTGGCTGCCTGAGCAGGAGGGTGCTGATCGAAGTCACGTCCTG GCACTGCTACGATGGAGAGCCTATCTGCTGCACACATGCCTCCCCCTGAGG GTGGACTGCACATTCAGCTACCTGGAGGTCCAGGCCATGGCACTGCAGGAAACACCCCCTCAG GTCACCTTTGAGCTGGAATCTCTGCCTGAGCTGGTCCTGGAGTTTCCTGGGGTGACCGCCCTGGAACAGCTGGCCCAGCACATCACTGTGGCCATCAAGAAGGTCTTCCCTCGCTCCGCCCTTGG GAAGCTATTCCGGAGGCCTACGCCCCCCTCGATGCTGGCTCAGCTGGAGAGAAGCAGCCCCTCAGAGGCCACCACACCTGGCAGTCCCTGTG GCGGCTTCTTAGAGACCTATGAGGCTCTGTGTGACTACAACGGCTTCCCCTTCCGAGAGGAGATTCAGTGG GATGTGGATACCATCTACCATGGACAGGGCTGCCGCCATTTCAGCCTAGGAGACTTTAGCCACCTCAGCAGTCG GGACCTGGCCTTGAGTGTGGCTGCCCTGTCCTACAACCTGTGGTTCCGGTGCCTGTCTTGTGTGGACATGAAGCTG AGCCTTGAGGTCTCGGAACAGATTCTGCACATGATGAGTCAGTCTTCCCACCTGGAGGAGCTGGTGCTGGAGACCTGTGGCCTGAGGGG AGACTTTGTCCGGCGGCTGGCCCAGGCACTGGCAGGAAACCCGAGCTCTGGGCTGCAGGAGCTCAGCCTGGCAGGGAACCTGCTGGATGACCGAG GTGTGGCTGCACTCAGCAGACACCTACAACAGCGTCCAGGAGCCCTGAGGAGACTCAGCCTATCTCAGACTGGGCTGACACCTCGAG GAATGAGGGCCCTGGGCGAGGCACTGGCTACCAATGTGGCCTTCGACTCTTCCCTGACCCACCTGGACCTTTCTGCAAACCCCGGGGCCCTGGGGCCCTCAGAAGACAATGGA GGCCTCTATAGTTTCCTGAGCCGTCCTAACGTTCTGACGTTCCTGAATCTTGCAGGCACTGATACCGCTCTGGACACC CTCTTTGCAGCGCTGTCCCGCGGCTGCTGTGCCAACCTCACCCACCTCGAAGCTTCGAGGAACGTCTTCTCCCGCAC AAAATTCCGCGCGGCGCCCGCCACGCTGCAGCTCTTCCTCAGCCGTGCGGGAGCGCTGCGGCACCTGGGCCTGGCCAGCTGCAAGCTGCCTCCCGACGCTCTCAG GGCCCTGTTGGAAGGCCTCGCGCTCAACACTCACATAGGCGATCTGCACCTGGACCTCAGTGCTTGTGAG CTGCGCTCCGCTGGCGCTCAGGTGATACAAGACTTGGTGTGCGACGCGGGCGCCGTGAGCTCCCTGAATCTGGCGGATAATG GTTTCGGCTCAGACATGGTGACTCTGGTGCTGGCCATCGGGAGGAGTCGGTCCCTGCGACACGTGGCGCTTGGGAGGAACTTCAACGTCCGGTGCAA GGAGACCTTGGACGACGTCCTGCACCGGATTGTCCAGCTCATGCAGGACGACGACTGT CCCCTGCAGTCTCTGTCTGTAGCTGAGTCGCGGCTGAAGCTGGGCGCCAGCGTCCTGCTTCGTGCCCTGGGCACCAACCCTAACCTGACAGAGCTGGACATCAGCGGCAACGCCATGGGGGACACCGGCGCCAAGATGCTAGCCAAGGCTCTGCGGGTCAACACGAGGCTCCGGTGGGCGGG GTCTGTGGTCTGGGACCGGAACCACACGTCTGCGCTGGGCCTGCTGGACGTGGCACAGGCCCTGGAGCAGAACCGCAGCCTGAAAGCCATGCCTCTGCCACTGCATGATGTGGCCCAGGCGCAGCGCAGCCGCCCAGAGCTGACAGCACATGCAGTGCACCAG ATCCAAGCCTGTCTCTTGAGGAACAACCGCACAGACCCCGCCTCTTCTGACCGCGCCTTCCGTCTACAGCCACAGGGTCTGGTCTCAAACCCCTCGAAGCAG GAAGTGAACGAACTGTGTCAGTCGGTGCAGGAGCATATGGAGCTGCTGGGCTGTGGGGCTGGACCCCAGGGTGAAGCTGCTGTGCGCCAGGCTGAGGATGCCATCCGCAACGCCAACTTCTCTCTCAGC GTTCTCCCCATTCTATATAAAGCTGGGAGTTCCCCAAGCCATCACTGGCAGCTGCAGCAGAAGCTGGAGGTCCTGCTGGGACAGGTGGGCAAGGTCTGCCACCAAGACATCCAG GACTTTACTCAGGCCACACTGGACACAACAAGGAGCCTCTGCCCACGGATGCTGCAGGGACCCGGCTGGAGGGAGCAGCTAGAAGGAGTCCTGGCAGGCTCAAGTGGCCTCCCAGAGCTGCTCCCAGAGCAGCTACTGCAAGATACCTTCAGTAGGCTCAG AGACATGCGGCTCTCTGTCACAGAGACCTTGGAAGAGAGCATTGTGGCTCAAGCTCTGGCGGGTCTGAATGCAGCCCGAGATCGACTG GTGGAGAGTCTGGCTCAGCAGGCAACAGTGGCAATGCCCCCAACCTTATCAGCACTGGATGGAGGCGAGCCCACCCCCCTTGGGCCTGGGGAATTGGAAGGCCTCTTCTTTCCGGAGAAGGAGGAGGGG GATGACAGTCCTCCATGGAAATGGCCTGAGCCCAGCCTTTGTCTTCGCCTGGTCCCCTCCACTCACA GTGCTGCTGAGGAAGCGCAGCCGGAGCCCGAGCTggcggctccaggggaagatgcGGAGCCGCAGGCGGGGCCGTCTGCGCGCGGCTCTCCGAGCCCGGCCGCCCCGGGTACCCCCGCCGGCGCGCTGCCTCGCATGGACCTGCCATCCGCCGGGCAGCCCCTGCGCCATCCGACCCGGGCCCGGCCGCGGCCGCGCCGCCAGCACCACCATCGCCCGCCCCCGGGGGGCCCCCAG GTCCCCCCAGCCCTGCCACAGGAAGGGAACGGGCTCAGTGCCCGCGTGGACGAGGGCGTGGAGGAATTCTTCTCCAAAAGACTGATCCACCAGGATCGCCT CTGGGCCCCCGAGGAGGACCCAGCCACTGAGGGAGGTACCACCCCTGTCCCCCGCACACTGCGAAAGAAGCTGGGCACCCTCTTTGCCTTCAAGAAGCCTCGTTCAGCGCGAGGGCCACGGCCTGACCTAGAgaccagccctggggcagctcCCCGCAGCCGGAAAGCCACACTTGGGGACCTGCTGAGGCCACCAGCCCGCCCAGGCCGTGGTGAGGAACCTGGTGGGGCTGAGGTGGGCACCAGCAGCCCTGACCCTGCCCGCAGGAGCCGGCCACGCTACACACGGGATAGCAAGGCCTACTCGATGATACTGTTGCCtgctgaggaggaggaggcagcacTGGGTGACAGACCTGACAAG CGGCGGCCCCTGGAGCGGAGAGACACAGAAATGGCCCCATCCTTTGAACAGCGAGTACAAGTGATGCTGCAGAGGATTGGTGTGAGCCGAGGCAGCGGGGGTGCCGAAGGCAAGAGAAAGCAA AGCAAAGATGGAGAGATCAAGAAGGCTGGTTCAGATG GTGACATTATGGACAGCTCCACGGAGGCCCCTCCCATCTCAATTAAGTCCCGGACACACTCTGTGTCTGCAG ACCCCTCATGCAGACCTGGCCCAGGGGGCCAGGGGCCTGAGCCCACCTCCTGGAAGACTCTGGGGCAGCAGTTGAATGCAGAGATGAGAGGTCGTGGCTGGGGCCAACAGGATGGTCCAGGCCCTCCCTCCCCATGTCCCAGCTCAAGCCCCCGAAGGGCCAGCCCCTCCCCGGACAGCCTGGGCCTCCCAGAGGATCCTTGCTTGGGCCTCAGGAATGAAG ACAGCCAGCTGAGGCCATGGCCTCTCTCTGCAGGGCGACGAGCAGTGTCTGTGCACGAGGATCAGCTCCAGGCCCCTGCTG AGCGGCCCCTGCGGCTGCAGCGCTCCCCCGTCCTCAAGCGCAGGCCAAAGCTCGAGGCGCCCCTGCCCCCAAGCCTTG GACCTGGCCCTGGAGCCGAGCCTCTGCCCCCACAGCCCACAGAGCCCTCCAGCCCTGAGCAGAGCCTACCCTCCCCTGCCATAGACCAAAGAGGCGGCGGTCCCAACCCCTga